Sequence from the Desulfuromonadales bacterium genome:
CGATCGCCGCCTTTCTCCTGCTCATTGGGGGACCCGGAACGCGCTTCGGCCTTTGGGAATTTCGCTACGGATTCTTGATGATGCGCTGGGCCGCTAACCTGGGTCTGGTCTCCGCCGGTCTGGCGCTGACGCTCCTGATCATCCCCAGAACGCGCATCGGTCAAGGCATCTGGCTGTTGTCTGCGTGTGTCATCGGGTTGGGCGTCGCTTATGTGCCATGGCAGCTCCAGCAGCAGGCGCGATCGGTTCCGCCGATCCACGATATCACCACGGACACGCTCGATCCGCCAGAATTTATCGCGATCCTGCCGTTGCGTGCCGGTGCACCCAATCCGCCCGGATATGCCGGCGAGGAGGTGGCAAGACTGCAGCAGGAAGCCTATCCCGATCTAGGTTCTTACCGACTTGATGCTGGCGTCGAGATGGCGTTCGAGAAGGCGCTGGCGGCGGCGCGGAAGATGGGCTGGGAGATAGTCGCTGCCAATCCGGCAACCGGGCGCCTCGAAGCGACAGCGACGACTTTCTGGTACGGATTCAAGGACGACGTTGTCGTCCGGATCGGCGAAGACAACGGGGGCAGCGTAATAGATGTACGTTCCAAATCCCGCGTTGGACGAAGTGATCTCGGTGCCAACGCCTCGCGTATCCGCGCCTACCTGGAAGCGCTAAACACGATTGGGTTGTAACCGCCGAACTGGAGCGGATTGCGGAGGATCGAGGTCTTGCCTTCCAACGCCGGTTGAAGGTCTGTCATTGCCGGGTAGCCCGCAACATTCATCGGGCATTGCAAGGAATTGACCTGGTCCAACCCCTGATTCAGATGCTGCATTTTGTTGGTGATATAATTTGATTACCGTCTGTAGCAGCGTCGAACGAAGGGGGATAGTCATGGCGGCCAGAATACCCGAAGAAGTCGACAAGCTGTTTGCCCAAGCATTTTCCGCGGGCGATCTGCAGGCGCTGGTGGCGCTCTACGAACCCGACGCCACGCTGGTGCCGCAGCAGGGCCAGACCGTCACGGGAACGGCTGCCATCCGCGAGGCGCTCCAGGGCTTTCTCTCCCTTTGCGGCGAGTTCCGCATCGAGGTGAAGAGCGTCATCCCGGCAGGCGACCTTGCCCTGGTCAGATCAGACTGGAGTCTGGTGGGTACCGCTCCGGGCGGCTGCCTGATCGACCTTGCCGGCCGCGGCGTCGAGGTCGTCCGCCGCCAGCCGGATGGGACATGGCTCTATGTCATCGACAACCCCTTCGGCGGCAACCAGGAGCCTGTTCCCCACAAATGAACTCTGGGCCGGGAGCGAAAATGGAGCAGCCGTGAATCTTTTCTCTACCTACAGACTGGGCGACCAGGAACTTACGAACCGCATGGTGATGGCGCCGATGACCCGTAGCCGCGCCCTGGACGGCAATGTCCCGAATCCGCTAGCCGCTGCCTACTATGCACAGAGAGCTTCGGCCGGCCTGATCATCACCGAAGGGGCGCAGGTGAGCACGCAAGGGGTCGGCTACATCCGCACTCCGGGCATTCACTCGGCCGAGCAGGTCGCAGGCTGGCAGCAGGTGACCGAGGCCGTTCATCGGGCGAGAGGCAAGATCTTCGCGCAGCTTTGGCATGTAGGACGGGTGTCACATCCCGATTTCCACGGAGGTGAGCTTCCGGTCGCCCCTTCCGCACTTCCGGTGGAGGGGGAAGTATTCACTGCGCAGGGGAAAAAGGAAATCGTGCCTCCCAGGGCTCTCGAACCAGGCGAGATGCCGGGTATTGTCGAGCAGTTTCGCCGGGGAGCCGAAAACGCCAAAGCGGCGGGCTTCGACGGCATCGAGATCCATGGCGCCAACGGCTATCTGCTCGATCAGTTCCTGCGGGACGGCGCCAACCGTCGCAACGACGCCTACGGCGGCAGCGTGCGCAATCGCGCCCGTCTGCCGCTCGAAGTCACCGAAGCGGTGATGGGCGTCTGGGGACGGGAGCGGGTGGGCTACCGGATCTCGCCTTATTTCTCGGGGTATTCGATGTCCGATTCGAATCCGGTGGCAACCTACACGTACCTGGCGGCGGAACTGGGCCGGCTCAGGCTCGGTTATCTCCACATTTTCGAAGGGCTTTCCGGGTCCACGGCGCCGCCCGCCGGGGGAGCGCGGACCACCCCGCTTCTGCGCAAGCAGTTCAAGGGGACGTACATCGTAAACGGGGGCTATGACGTCGCCACGGCCAGCGCGGTGCTCGACCGTGGAGAGGCGGATCTCGTCGCTTTCGGCGTGCTGTTTCTGGCCAACCCGGACCTTCCCGAGCGGTTCAGACGCAATGCGTCACTCAATTCACCCGACTATACGACCTTTTACGTAGGGGAAGAAAAGGGTTACACGGACTACCCGGCACTGGCTTAGCGGAGGAGGGCATTACTTTGCCTCACCTGTCTGCCAGCCATACGCTGAAAATCGACCAGAGGTCGCAGGAAGCCCCCAGAACGTATTAAAGCAACGGCCACCCCGTCAACGCGAGGTGGCCATTTGTGTGTCTGAAATTTAGCCATCAATTATCAAGGGTTGTTTCTCAGATCCCCTGACCATCAAGATTCAACAGCAGCCATCCCGGCCCCCGACCCCTTTACTTTTCGGCCGAGCAGATCCCTGATCACGGCTAAGAGCTTCTGGAAGTCGATCGGCTTGGCCACGTAAGCATCCATGCCGGCATCAAGACATTTCTGCTGGTCCGTCGGGTAGACGTGGGCGGTCAGGGCCACAATGGGGACATGCCCGCCCCGTGACTCTTCCTGGACCCGGATGGCGCTGGTGGCCACGAAGCCGTCTATCAGCGGCATTTGCACGTCCATCAGGATCAGATCGTACCCCCCGGTCGCCCACCTTCTGACCGCCTCCTCGCCGTTGGCGACGCAATCGAAATCGAAGCCACTCTGCCGGAGCATGAGCCCCAGGATCTCCCGGATGATCTGATCGTCCTCAGCGACCAGCAGGCGCGGCCTGGCCGCACCCGCAGCAGCGGGCGCCGGCACCGGGCCGGCGGCTGCCGCTGGCGCAGGGGCAGGTGCTGCCGCCTCGGCTTCCCGCAGCGGCAGGGTGACGACAAAAGTGCTCCCCACCCCGGGCTCGCTGGCGAAGGAGATGTTCCCACCCATCCGTTCGGCCACCTCCTTGCTGATCGCCAGGCCAAGGCCGGTGCCGCCGAAACGGCGGGCATGGGAGGCATCCGCCTGGCTGAAGGGCCGGAAGATGGCATGCCGATTGTCCCCGGGAATGCCGATCCCGGTGTCGGCCACGGTGAAGGTGACCTCCTGACGCCCGTCGGCGGCCGACGCCCCGGCTGCCACCCGGACCGCCACCTGACCCTGTTCGGTGAACTTCACGGCATTGCCGACCAGGTTCAACAGTATCTGCCGGACCCGCC
This genomic interval carries:
- a CDS encoding DUF1499 domain-containing protein, translated to IAAFLLLIGGPGTRFGLWEFRYGFLMMRWAANLGLVSAGLALTLLIIPRTRIGQGIWLLSACVIGLGVAYVPWQLQQQARSVPPIHDITTDTLDPPEFIAILPLRAGAPNPPGYAGEEVARLQQEAYPDLGSYRLDAGVEMAFEKALAAARKMGWEIVAANPATGRLEATATTFWYGFKDDVVVRIGEDNGGSVIDVRSKSRVGRSDLGANASRIRAYLEALNTIGL
- a CDS encoding nuclear transport factor 2 family protein, with the translated sequence MAARIPEEVDKLFAQAFSAGDLQALVALYEPDATLVPQQGQTVTGTAAIREALQGFLSLCGEFRIEVKSVIPAGDLALVRSDWSLVGTAPGGCLIDLAGRGVEVVRRQPDGTWLYVIDNPFGGNQEPVPHK
- a CDS encoding alkene reductase; amino-acid sequence: MNLFSTYRLGDQELTNRMVMAPMTRSRALDGNVPNPLAAAYYAQRASAGLIITEGAQVSTQGVGYIRTPGIHSAEQVAGWQQVTEAVHRARGKIFAQLWHVGRVSHPDFHGGELPVAPSALPVEGEVFTAQGKKEIVPPRALEPGEMPGIVEQFRRGAENAKAAGFDGIEIHGANGYLLDQFLRDGANRRNDAYGGSVRNRARLPLEVTEAVMGVWGRERVGYRISPYFSGYSMSDSNPVATYTYLAAELGRLRLGYLHIFEGLSGSTAPPAGGARTTPLLRKQFKGTYIVNGGYDVATASAVLDRGEADLVAFGVLFLANPDLPERFRRNASLNSPDYTTFYVGEEKGYTDYPALA